The Mucilaginibacter sp. PAMB04168 genome contains the following window.
TACGGCGCACCGATTTAATACGGCACGCCAGTTCAGGTGTGTCCATTGGACTTCCATTTAATTTCCTTGAAATGTTATTGACTTTCCGTTCGTCCTAACGTGAGGATATACCCTTGCTAAAGGCGCTCAAAAAAGACCCAATAAATTAATTCGGCAAGCAAAAAAGCAGCATAGGATTGCCAGGGCAACCTAATATCATAAAATATAAGTGCAGTGTTTGCCTACCTAATGGGCAATGAGCGAAAGGGGCGATATGTAGCGTTGCTCTAGCATGATTCCTTAATATTTAAGTGGTTAATAGATCAGGAATTGAGCGCAAAGATATAATTTAAATTGTTTTCCTATAGAATCCATGTTAACGCTTTATCTTGGCTGCTTTGGGTAAGATCCATAACTTTGAAAAATGGCAGCCATGCAAAACATTAAAGTAGCCGTTGATGCAGTAGTATTTGGGTATAATTCTAAAGTAGGGTTGTCCGTGCTTTTGATCAAGCGCAAGATTGAACCTTTTTTAACACCTGGGCGCTGCCGGGTGGACTGGTAGGCGATAAGGAATCACTAGAAGAGGCTGTACAGCGTGAATTGAAAGAAGAAACCGGCATCAATATCAACTACCTGGAGCAGCTTTACAGCTTTGGGCAGCCGGGAAGAGACCCGCGTAACCGCGTAGTATCCATTACTTATTACGGCCTGGTAAAGCCTGATGCGTTTGAGTTGCAAGCCAGCACCGATGCCGGCCGTGCTAAGTGGGTAGAATCATTGGCGAATGACTTAGGCGTAAATGCTGCTTTTATTTTAAAACGCCGCCTGAAAGGCGACCATACCGAAGTAAGCGCCATCAATGCCGATGTAGCCGGTAAAACGGTTATAATTTACGATGATATGATCCGCTCGGGCGGCAGCATCATTAACGCGGCTAAAACGTATAAAGATGCTGGCGCTGCTGCTATATTTGTAATTACCACCCACGGGCTGTTTATAAACGATGGGGTTAATAAACTCAAAAGCTGCGGCCTGATCGAAAAGCTGATTTGCACCGACTCGCATGTAAACACCCAAGGGTTAGCTAATGACGACTTTGTGGAAGTAAAAAGCGTGGCGCAATTAATTTGTGAGGTCATTTAGAGCTTCTCCAACTGCAGAAACTCCGGCGGCACATTATCAGTTAACCAAACACCATTGGCCGACAAATAAAATACAAATCCTTTTTGCTGCATCTGATCAGCCAGTACCTTCAGCACCACAGGCTTTCCATGCCTGCTGCCCACTTTAACAGCGGTTTCAGGATCAGCACTTAAATGTACATGCTGTCTACTACGTTTTTGAAGACCTAAATGCAGAATGGAATCTACCGACTGAGCACCTGTTCCGTGATAGAGAACAGCTGGGGGCACATGCGGCTCGTAGCCTAGCTCCACTTCAACCGAATGCCCTTGGCTAGCTCTTATCTTTTGCTTGTCGTCACTAAAAGCAAAACGCTTTTTGCTGTTGGTTTCTACCACATGGTTCAGCATCTCCATGGTAATTAGCTTACCATGCACATTAGCTTTTTTTAACAGCTCATCAACGCTTACCCAACCCTGCAAATCAAGCTCCATGCCTATTAGCTCGGGTTGATGCCGTAGCACCAAACTGAGGAATTTGCTGATGCTGGTGATTTCTTTTTCGCTAATCATTTTTAATAAAATTTAAACTTCATTTGCCTTTTCTTCCGGCCCTTCATCACGTTGCTCCTGTTTATATCCTTCCAATGCTTTCCAAAATTGTTCCTTGATTTGTTTAACCAGTATTCGCGGACCCAACACCCGCATCTTAGAGCCAAAGCCCAACAATTCGCGCTCCAGTTCAAAATTGAGAATGACACGTATACTGAATATTTTGCCTGTTTCATCCTCGCTCAGCAGCTTTTGGGTGTGGTGCAGGGGTTTGGTTATGATATAGGGCGCATTATCTTTATCTATCCAAAACACCACCTCACAATCGCGTTGGTTGGG
Protein-coding sequences here:
- a CDS encoding NUDIX domain-containing protein, with translation MVGDKESLEEAVQRELKEETGININYLEQLYSFGQPGRDPRNRVVSITYYGLVKPDAFELQASTDAGRAKWVESLANDLGVNAAFILKRRLKGDHTEVSAINADVAGKTVIIYDDMIRSGGSIINAAKTYKDAGAAAIFVITTHGLFINDGVNKLKSCGLIEKLICTDSHVNTQGLANDDFVEVKSVAQLICEVI
- a CDS encoding RNA 2'-phosphotransferase, which translates into the protein MISEKEITSISKFLSLVLRHQPELIGMELDLQGWVSVDELLKKANVHGKLITMEMLNHVVETNSKKRFAFSDDKQKIRASQGHSVEVELGYEPHVPPAVLYHGTGAQSVDSILHLGLQKRSRQHVHLSADPETAVKVGSRHGKPVVLKVLADQMQQKGFVFYLSANGVWLTDNVPPEFLQLEKL